In a genomic window of Siphonobacter curvatus:
- a CDS encoding RES family NAD+ phosphorylase → MDVFRINKEPYHTDPLSTVGSYKYGGRWNPKGIGILYTSRTPELALLETLVHLPPLLTSELPRLWLSTLRLPEDPQTVFWLNPSHLPAYWNAPSLFASQTILKEWLKDPFCLAVGVPSVIMPESYNLLLHPRHPAYIDVQLIHQRVLPLDTRLRSGTA, encoded by the coding sequence ATGGACGTATTTCGTATCAACAAAGAACCTTACCACACGGACCCCTTGTCGACGGTGGGAAGTTATAAATACGGGGGTCGCTGGAACCCCAAAGGCATCGGTATTCTCTACACCAGCCGAACGCCGGAACTGGCCCTGCTGGAAACGCTGGTCCACCTGCCGCCCCTGCTCACGAGCGAGCTGCCCCGTTTGTGGCTCAGTACACTCCGCCTACCCGAAGATCCGCAAACCGTTTTCTGGCTGAATCCCAGTCATTTGCCCGCATACTGGAACGCTCCCTCCCTCTTCGCCAGCCAGACGATTTTGAAAGAATGGCTGAAAGATCCCTTTTGTCTGGCCGTAGGCGTACCCTCGGTCATCATGCCTGAATCGTACAACCTTTTGTTACATCCGCGTCACCCGGCCTATATCGACGTTCAGCTGATTCACCAGCGAGTATTACCGCTGGACACGCGGCTACGAAGTGGTACGGCTTAA
- a CDS encoding DUF2975 domain-containing protein, with protein sequence MATVRFISRILFVLTRLAALGYGLSFVLSALAFATGWSLHVNEQQSRFEIYYPFTTKPYLLGEYNPGYLCMFLLLLGMYTLFFYLVSRVFTVFTQTRLFTPYGIRQLQWFYRGNLLLPTLVTVLISLVYPLGSPVEVLISLHFLLGVFTYFLAVIFQQGLTLQNEQDLII encoded by the coding sequence ATGGCAACCGTTCGTTTTATCTCCCGCATCCTGTTTGTCCTGACCCGCCTGGCGGCCCTGGGCTATGGACTTTCCTTTGTACTTTCTGCCCTGGCTTTTGCCACGGGCTGGTCATTACATGTAAATGAGCAGCAAAGCCGATTTGAAATTTATTATCCCTTCACGACGAAGCCGTACCTACTGGGAGAATACAATCCCGGCTATCTGTGTATGTTTCTGTTATTACTGGGCATGTATACGCTATTCTTTTATCTGGTGAGCCGGGTTTTTACGGTTTTTACCCAAACCCGACTGTTTACCCCCTACGGCATCCGGCAATTGCAGTGGTTTTACCGGGGGAATCTGCTATTACCCACCCTGGTAACCGTGCTGATCTCGCTGGTTTATCCCCTTGGTTCGCCGGTAGAGGTACTTATCAGCCTGCATTTCCTGCTCGGGGTATTTACGTATTTTCTAGCTGTTATTTTTCAACAGGGGCTTACGCTTCAAAATGAACAGGACTTAATTATTTAG
- a CDS encoding helix-turn-helix domain-containing protein: MPIIVNVDVMLARRKMQSKELAERLGITPANLSILKTGKAKGIRFDTLEALCQILDCQPGDILEYVAEP, from the coding sequence ATGCCCATCATTGTCAACGTGGATGTCATGCTCGCCCGCCGGAAAATGCAGAGTAAAGAACTAGCCGAGCGACTGGGCATTACACCAGCCAACTTGTCTATCCTCAAAACAGGCAAAGCTAAGGGCATTCGTTTCGATACGCTGGAAGCACTGTGTCAGATTCTGGACTGTCAACCCGGCGATATTCTTGAATACGTAGCCGAGCCCTAA
- a CDS encoding ABC transporter ATP-binding protein translates to MQYLRIQHLSKTYANGVKALNDVSLDLGPGMFGLLGPNGAGKSSLMKTLAGLQTADQGEIHWNDLDVRQQPRLFKQHLGFLPQGFGVYPKVSAYELLQHLAILKGLTHRASRTEQVLALLEKTNLYAVRHQEAHRFSGGMLQRFGIAQALLGDPKVLIVDEPTAGLDPEERLRFNNLLSEISEERIVILSTHLVEDVRHLCTDMAIMNRGQLIARGKPEAFIQNLEGKLWQRRVAKTELAASQPGLLSMQLVGGTHVAHYYAPSCPGPDYQPLAASLEDVYFHTLNQPAL, encoded by the coding sequence ATGCAATACTTACGCATTCAACACCTTAGCAAAACGTACGCCAATGGCGTGAAAGCCCTCAACGATGTTTCGCTCGATCTCGGTCCGGGTATGTTTGGCTTACTGGGACCCAACGGAGCCGGTAAATCGTCACTCATGAAAACGCTGGCGGGCCTGCAAACCGCCGATCAGGGGGAAATCCACTGGAATGACCTCGACGTTCGGCAACAGCCCCGGCTCTTCAAACAACACTTGGGCTTTCTACCCCAGGGCTTTGGCGTCTACCCCAAGGTATCGGCCTACGAATTACTCCAACATCTAGCCATTCTGAAAGGTCTTACCCACCGGGCATCCCGAACGGAACAGGTGCTGGCCTTACTCGAAAAAACGAACCTTTATGCCGTACGGCATCAGGAAGCTCATCGGTTTTCGGGAGGTATGCTACAGCGATTCGGGATTGCCCAAGCCTTACTCGGGGACCCCAAAGTACTGATTGTGGACGAACCTACGGCGGGCCTCGACCCCGAAGAACGCCTGCGATTCAATAATCTGCTCAGTGAAATCAGTGAAGAACGAATCGTCATCCTGTCTACGCACCTGGTCGAAGATGTGCGGCACTTGTGTACCGATATGGCCATTATGAATCGGGGTCAACTCATCGCTCGCGGCAAACCCGAAGCTTTCATTCAAAATCTGGAAGGTAAGCTCTGGCAGCGACGCGTCGCTAAAACAGAACTCGCTGCCTCCCAACCGGGTCTGCTTTCGATGCAGTTGGTCGGCGGTACGCACGTGGCCCACTACTACGCACCTAGCTGTCCCGGGCCCGATTATCAGCCCTTAGCGGCTAGTCTGGAAGACGTTTATTTTCATACCCTCAATCAACCTGCGTTATGA
- a CDS encoding ABC transporter permease/M1 family aminopeptidase — MKATFTFELHSYFRKPGFYLSLALALFIGYFIGSQLTFSPSRELTRYGSYALTHLTGLFNLAGIFITAFFSAQVFFREKDANLETVLYALPLKKVPFLMGRFTAVFLLSALLMLSLSTGVLLSQFTQTEYNGTFQCTYYAQPFFLFSVPNLFLYVALLSGVAWFSSRKLLVYIVALLLYMAYLVVMLYAGSPLMSAALPASEQAQFLTALLDPLGLSAFYQQTNHWNVVQKNSQLLQLSGVLLLNRCGYLLFSGLVIGFSLLRYRFQIPTKSRRSPKSLAHSFQGQYRPLTGFAQGIAYHYSVLISEVRLSLLWIIRSIPFAVLVLSLVFYMAMEYYGTLDQGIRLPERYATTAVFVNRILANLPGLQVCIVLFYSHELFYRSRNEGFSLLECSTPAEQVTQLVAQWLSLSLLHVLMLTLVIGVALVFQWVYQYPTVDWSAYAALYAFIGLPVSISSGLALCLYWLIPQKGMSLLVATVVVLLVSTSLGKFLGLTHPLIRLAAPYSGRYSEMNGWDAYVESFSWRLAYGWSVVLLLLTFTVQRKSPHLRSIPILVLFLVGSLTLGLTIHAKVPKRSDRLAEQQWYEQQFRRFRDQPKPRVTDIRTQVDLFPEQHRYRVRGTYQLVNQSSQTLDQVLWTLPEGIELDSLVWVRGQLRKVLSHQTQLMRLEKPLQPGDTAQLHFAFHSGWDGFSGHESFNAIVQNGTFLRLSNYFPLIGYQTDVEISSPEERRNRGLGPASPLRPLEAPRSPTDFIRLDMLVSTPAAQTVVGVGSLVEQWTQQDRRYFHFQTPTPVPFRFALSSAHYQLRRVNHRGTGIEVYYDPKHSENVNHLIQRTQRALDYCQREFGPYPFAVIRFAEVSSFTSGFAGTAYPASIFMTEDLLFHANLAGDRQQDVINELAAHELSHQWWGANQLVPDEREGSKLLTETLAMYTELMLVKHTLGYEKALEHVALHRGIYEQERGFTTEEPLYRVKPENDHLHYSKGLVAMYQLSELIGEKRVNQALRRLLAAHAYPNASPVSTDLLDELYRVSPPSVHAKIDVLFKQVQR, encoded by the coding sequence ATGAAAGCGACGTTTACCTTCGAACTCCACTCGTACTTCCGCAAACCCGGTTTTTATCTAAGTCTGGCACTCGCATTGTTTATCGGCTATTTCATTGGCTCACAGCTTACGTTTAGTCCCAGTAGAGAACTGACCCGGTACGGCAGCTACGCTCTTACGCACCTTACGGGTTTATTCAATCTGGCCGGCATCTTTATTACCGCTTTCTTTTCGGCTCAGGTATTCTTTCGGGAAAAAGACGCCAACCTGGAGACGGTTCTGTACGCCCTGCCGCTAAAGAAGGTTCCCTTTCTGATGGGACGGTTTACGGCGGTTTTCCTGCTGAGTGCTTTGCTCATGCTGAGTCTCAGCACGGGCGTACTGCTTTCCCAATTCACGCAGACCGAATACAATGGCACTTTTCAATGCACGTATTACGCCCAGCCTTTTTTCCTGTTCAGCGTACCGAACCTTTTCCTGTACGTGGCTCTGCTGAGCGGCGTAGCCTGGTTCAGCTCCCGAAAATTGCTCGTGTACATAGTCGCCCTGCTGTTGTACATGGCTTATCTGGTCGTGATGTTGTATGCGGGCTCGCCGCTCATGTCTGCCGCTTTACCTGCGTCGGAACAAGCTCAGTTTTTAACTGCCTTGCTAGATCCGTTGGGATTGTCTGCCTTTTATCAGCAGACGAATCACTGGAACGTAGTACAGAAAAACAGTCAACTCCTACAACTTAGCGGTGTATTGCTCCTCAACCGATGCGGGTATCTATTATTTTCCGGACTGGTCATCGGTTTCAGTTTACTTCGCTATCGGTTTCAGATCCCTACGAAAAGTCGTCGTTCGCCTAAATCCTTAGCTCATTCCTTTCAGGGGCAATACCGACCTCTGACGGGTTTTGCTCAGGGAATTGCTTACCATTATTCCGTCCTCATCAGCGAAGTTCGCCTTAGTCTGCTCTGGATCATCCGAAGCATTCCTTTTGCGGTGCTGGTCTTGAGTCTCGTGTTTTATATGGCCATGGAATACTACGGCACGCTGGATCAGGGCATTCGTCTGCCCGAACGCTACGCGACTACGGCCGTTTTTGTCAACCGGATTCTGGCCAACTTACCGGGCTTGCAGGTCTGCATCGTACTATTCTATAGCCATGAACTCTTTTATCGGAGCCGCAACGAAGGTTTTAGCCTGTTGGAATGTTCCACGCCCGCCGAGCAGGTGACGCAATTAGTAGCCCAGTGGCTCAGCCTAAGCCTACTTCACGTGCTGATGCTTACGCTGGTGATTGGGGTGGCTCTGGTCTTTCAGTGGGTGTATCAGTACCCCACCGTTGACTGGTCAGCTTACGCAGCTCTGTATGCGTTCATTGGTTTGCCGGTGAGCATCAGTAGTGGACTAGCCTTATGCCTATACTGGCTCATTCCCCAAAAAGGAATGAGCCTGCTGGTGGCGACCGTCGTGGTGCTACTCGTTTCCACGTCCCTGGGTAAATTTCTGGGACTCACGCATCCACTGATTCGCCTGGCCGCACCGTACAGCGGGCGTTACAGCGAAATGAATGGTTGGGACGCGTACGTGGAAAGCTTTAGCTGGCGACTGGCCTACGGGTGGAGCGTTGTGTTGCTCCTGCTCACGTTTACGGTACAGCGAAAAAGTCCCCACCTGCGGAGTATACCAATTCTGGTATTATTCCTCGTTGGAAGTCTTACGCTGGGCCTGACCATTCACGCCAAAGTTCCCAAACGTAGCGATCGGCTCGCGGAGCAGCAGTGGTATGAACAGCAGTTTCGTCGATTCCGCGATCAGCCGAAGCCGCGGGTAACGGACATTCGAACGCAGGTCGATTTATTTCCGGAGCAACACAGGTACCGGGTACGGGGTACGTATCAGCTCGTTAACCAATCATCCCAGACCCTTGATCAGGTTTTGTGGACCCTCCCCGAAGGAATCGAACTGGATTCGCTGGTATGGGTACGTGGGCAACTGCGTAAAGTTCTGTCGCATCAGACACAGCTTATGCGTTTGGAAAAACCCTTGCAGCCCGGCGATACGGCTCAGTTGCATTTCGCCTTTCATTCGGGTTGGGACGGTTTTTCGGGCCATGAATCCTTTAATGCCATCGTGCAAAATGGAACGTTTCTCCGTCTCAGTAATTATTTTCCGCTAATTGGCTATCAGACCGATGTAGAAATTAGCTCGCCGGAAGAGCGGCGAAACAGAGGATTAGGCCCCGCCAGTCCTTTACGACCGCTGGAAGCTCCCCGCAGTCCGACGGATTTTATTCGACTGGATATGCTCGTTTCGACGCCCGCCGCTCAGACCGTTGTAGGCGTTGGATCACTGGTCGAGCAGTGGACGCAGCAGGATCGCCGGTATTTTCATTTTCAGACGCCCACTCCGGTCCCGTTTCGTTTTGCTCTTTCCTCGGCTCACTATCAGCTTCGTCGGGTGAACCATCGGGGTACGGGTATCGAGGTGTATTACGACCCGAAACATTCGGAAAATGTGAATCATTTGATCCAACGGACGCAGCGGGCACTCGATTACTGCCAGCGGGAATTTGGGCCGTATCCCTTTGCGGTCATTCGTTTTGCTGAAGTTTCCTCCTTTACCTCGGGCTTTGCGGGCACGGCGTATCCAGCCAGTATTTTCATGACGGAAGACCTTCTCTTTCACGCCAATCTGGCCGGAGATCGGCAGCAGGACGTGATCAACGAACTAGCCGCCCACGAGCTTTCGCACCAGTGGTGGGGGGCTAATCAATTGGTGCCGGACGAACGCGAAGGTAGTAAGTTACTAACCGAAACACTGGCCATGTATACCGAGCTAATGCTGGTCAAGCATACGCTGGGATACGAAAAGGCCTTGGAACACGTCGCCCTACACCGGGGGATTTACGAGCAGGAACGGGGATTCACCACGGAAGAACCCTTGTATCGGGTCAAACCCGAAAACGATCACCTGCATTACTCGAAAGGGCTGGTAGCGATGTATCAACTGAGCGAGTTAATCGGTGAAAAACGCGTCAATCAGGCCCTGCGACGGCTGCTGGCGGCCCACGCCTATCCGAATGCGTCACCGGTTTCGACGGATTTGCTGGACGAACTGTACCGCGTCAGTCCGCCGTCCGTCCACGCAAAAATCGATGTTCTCTTTAAACAGGTCCAACGTTAA
- a CDS encoding alpha/beta hydrolase family esterase has protein sequence MLKRIVFACLLGWLSITGSHAQVLTDSLLIEGNYRVFHFHKPAIGQQPQSLAFVMHGSGGDGKGMMRGTEKAEQEAQATRTLLVYPDGYKRYWNECRKASPALANKEDVNEQAFFAGMIEYFERHYGIQPEQVFAVGTSGGGHMAYKLALTMPDRFRAVTAIIANLPDTDNLDCTPAGKPVPMLIINGTEDNVNPYQGGVVDLGPNMNMGRVRSTDRTFAYWAELAGYRGKPTMEKLPDTDPSDGRTVERHTYLAKGKPEVVLLKVIGGKHDYPKDIDVHVEALRFFQRQLR, from the coding sequence ATGTTGAAACGTATTGTCTTTGCCTGCCTGCTGGGTTGGTTATCCATCACTGGATCACACGCTCAAGTGCTGACGGACTCTTTACTAATTGAAGGAAATTACCGTGTCTTCCATTTTCATAAACCCGCCATAGGTCAGCAACCCCAAAGTCTGGCCTTCGTCATGCACGGATCGGGCGGCGATGGCAAAGGCATGATGCGGGGCACCGAAAAAGCGGAACAGGAGGCTCAGGCCACCCGCACGCTGCTGGTATACCCCGATGGCTATAAACGGTACTGGAATGAATGTCGGAAAGCTTCGCCCGCCCTGGCGAACAAGGAGGACGTCAACGAGCAGGCTTTCTTTGCGGGCATGATCGAATACTTTGAGCGGCATTACGGTATTCAGCCGGAGCAGGTTTTTGCTGTGGGCACCTCCGGGGGTGGTCACATGGCGTATAAACTGGCCCTGACGATGCCAGATCGATTCCGGGCCGTAACGGCCATCATCGCCAATCTGCCCGATACTGATAATCTGGACTGTACGCCCGCGGGCAAACCCGTACCCATGCTGATCATCAACGGTACGGAAGATAACGTAAACCCGTATCAGGGCGGTGTTGTTGATCTGGGGCCGAACATGAATATGGGCCGTGTACGGTCCACCGACCGCACCTTTGCCTACTGGGCCGAGCTGGCGGGATATCGGGGTAAACCAACGATGGAAAAACTCCCGGATACAGACCCCAGCGATGGCCGTACTGTAGAACGACATACGTACCTAGCCAAAGGGAAGCCCGAAGTAGTCCTGTTGAAAGTCATTGGTGGCAAGCACGATTACCCAAAGGATATCGACGTACACGTAGAAGCGTTGCGTTTTTTCCAACGCCAGCTTCGCTAG
- a CDS encoding acyltransferase family protein, whose product MLTSSVPTKPHFQVLDGLRGIAAVAVVIFHFMEFITPDYHDSFIAHAYLAVDFFFCLSGFVIAYAYDDKLGSMGVRTFLKRRLIRLHPLVVIGSVIGLLTFVFDPFSKLYSVYASQTLGLFLTSCLMIPFPLVRERYFNLFHLNPPTWTLFWEYLANVLYALVLVKLPTRVLAILTLIAAGTLFYEAHRSTYLAVGFGGDNFWGGGSRVFYSFLAGMLVYRSHLIIRTRLGFGVVGLLLLLTFLVPFSKAINWLVDPLLVVFYFPLLIALGAGTPVEPALQRICKFSGDISYPLYMTHYPFLWIVLSYIEAKKPPVSELVVIMIAGVVLLILFAYFVLKVLDEPIRTYLKRM is encoded by the coding sequence ATGCTGACCTCTTCTGTACCGACCAAACCTCATTTTCAAGTGCTCGATGGCTTGCGGGGCATTGCTGCCGTAGCCGTGGTTATTTTCCACTTTATGGAGTTCATCACTCCGGACTACCACGACAGTTTCATTGCCCACGCGTACCTAGCCGTCGATTTTTTCTTCTGCTTATCGGGTTTTGTCATCGCCTACGCGTACGATGATAAATTAGGATCGATGGGCGTACGTACCTTTCTAAAAAGACGGCTGATTCGCTTGCATCCGCTAGTAGTAATCGGTTCGGTCATTGGATTACTGACCTTCGTTTTTGATCCGTTTAGCAAACTCTATTCAGTATACGCCAGTCAGACGCTGGGCCTGTTTCTTACCTCCTGTCTGATGATTCCCTTTCCGCTGGTCCGCGAACGGTACTTCAATCTGTTTCACCTCAATCCGCCCACCTGGACGCTGTTTTGGGAGTACCTGGCTAATGTGCTCTATGCTTTAGTACTGGTCAAACTACCCACCAGAGTTCTGGCAATCTTAACCCTGATTGCCGCGGGTACGCTGTTCTACGAAGCTCACCGATCCACGTACCTAGCCGTGGGATTTGGCGGGGATAACTTTTGGGGCGGCGGAAGCCGGGTTTTCTATTCGTTTCTGGCGGGTATGCTCGTGTACCGGAGCCACTTGATCATTCGTACGCGACTGGGTTTTGGTGTAGTGGGTCTTTTACTACTCCTGACGTTTTTAGTCCCTTTTTCAAAAGCGATAAACTGGTTGGTCGATCCGCTGCTCGTGGTGTTCTATTTTCCTTTACTGATTGCCTTGGGAGCGGGTACGCCGGTCGAGCCCGCGTTACAACGGATTTGTAAATTTTCGGGTGATATTTCCTATCCGCTGTACATGACGCACTATCCTTTTTTGTGGATTGTCCTGAGTTACATCGAGGCAAAAAAGCCGCCCGTGAGTGAATTAGTTGTCATTATGATCGCCGGGGTTGTCTTACTAATCCTGTTTGCGTATTTCGTCCTGAAAGTTTTGGATGAGCCGATTCGCACTTACCTCAAACGGATGTAA
- a CDS encoding RidA family protein, producing the protein MEKRTIDPWKWGEYTNSVQAVEIKQPTGTLYCSGQAAIDAYGQPSTADMRTQLQQTFDNLEQLITEAGYSCQGIVRLNVYTTSTTEFFTTCGDLYQSWIVQHGIKQATSLLEVKGLFQGLTIELEATVVK; encoded by the coding sequence ATGGAAAAGCGAACCATTGATCCCTGGAAATGGGGAGAGTACACCAATTCCGTACAAGCCGTTGAAATCAAACAGCCTACTGGCACGCTCTATTGTTCCGGGCAGGCCGCCATCGATGCTTATGGCCAGCCCAGTACGGCCGACATGCGAACCCAGTTACAACAAACCTTTGATAACCTAGAGCAACTCATCACGGAGGCCGGTTACAGTTGTCAGGGCATCGTGCGGCTGAATGTATATACAACCTCCACAACGGAATTTTTTACAACCTGTGGGGATTTGTACCAGTCCTGGATCGTCCAACACGGTATCAAACAGGCCACTAGCTTACTGGAAGTGAAAGGCCTTTTTCAGGGGCTAACGATTGAGCTGGAAGCGACTGTAGTGAAGTAA
- a CDS encoding Crp/Fnr family transcriptional regulator, translated as MSEEEIAMITAAAVERTVSKKQILLQAGEICRHKIFITRGFLRTYRIGADGTEHIMQFSPELNWTTDGESYTHRTPSSYIIEALEDSQLMIWNRDRFDTLLQTIPNLRTYSEQLISRHLHLSRNRLYQTFSATPAEKYEDFLQAYPGILSRVPLRMVASYLGVSLKTLTRIRQAQLRQPVK; from the coding sequence TTGTCTGAGGAAGAAATCGCCATGATTACGGCGGCGGCGGTGGAGCGGACGGTTTCCAAAAAACAGATCTTATTACAGGCCGGGGAAATCTGCCGGCATAAAATCTTCATCACCAGGGGCTTCTTGCGAACCTACCGGATTGGAGCGGATGGTACGGAACACATCATGCAGTTTTCACCGGAACTGAACTGGACCACCGATGGCGAAAGTTACACCCACCGTACGCCTTCGTCCTACATCATTGAAGCCTTGGAAGACAGTCAGCTGATGATCTGGAACCGCGATCGGTTTGATACGTTACTTCAAACGATCCCCAACCTTAGAACCTATTCCGAACAACTGATTTCCCGGCATCTGCATCTCAGTCGCAATCGCCTCTACCAAACCTTCAGTGCCACGCCCGCCGAGAAGTACGAGGATTTTCTTCAAGCCTATCCTGGTATTCTCTCCCGCGTACCTTTGCGGATGGTAGCTTCTTACCTCGGCGTTTCTTTGAAAACGCTGACGCGGATCCGACAGGCTCAGCTCAGGCAACCGGTAAAATAG
- a CDS encoding SDR family oxidoreductase, whose translation MRVFVTGASGFVGSAIVQELLAAGHQVLGLARSDASAQSLQEIGVDVLRGSLEDAEALKEGASAADGVIHTAFIHDFSQYAAAAATDKRAIEALGSALVGTDRPLIVTGGILIVPSDGGIITEADAAPATHRASEATAMALAEAGVRASVIRLPPSVHDQGDGGFVPFLIDLARKKGVSAYVGDGSNRWPAVHRLDAARLYRLALEKAATGQRYNAIGDEGIPVREIAELIGQELQVPVVSVSPEEASNHFDWMSRFITFDSPATAIQTREILGWEPVHIGLLEDLRLGHYFG comes from the coding sequence ATGCGAGTATTTGTAACGGGAGCCTCGGGCTTTGTAGGCTCCGCCATTGTACAGGAATTGCTAGCGGCAGGGCATCAGGTGTTGGGCCTGGCCCGTTCCGACGCCTCCGCTCAGTCCCTGCAGGAGATTGGTGTGGACGTACTCAGGGGTAGCCTGGAAGATGCGGAAGCATTGAAAGAGGGAGCCTCGGCAGCGGATGGCGTCATCCATACGGCCTTTATTCACGACTTTTCGCAGTATGCGGCGGCGGCGGCAACGGACAAACGGGCCATTGAAGCCCTCGGTTCCGCCCTGGTCGGTACCGATCGTCCGTTGATCGTAACCGGAGGAATTCTAATTGTGCCTAGCGATGGAGGCATTATTACGGAAGCGGACGCGGCTCCGGCCACGCACCGGGCTTCCGAAGCTACGGCTATGGCCTTGGCTGAGGCGGGCGTACGGGCTTCGGTGATCCGGCTTCCGCCTTCCGTCCATGATCAGGGCGATGGCGGTTTTGTACCGTTCCTGATTGATTTGGCCCGGAAGAAGGGCGTTTCGGCGTACGTGGGAGACGGCAGCAATCGCTGGCCCGCTGTACACCGATTAGATGCAGCCCGCTTATACCGACTGGCTCTGGAAAAAGCCGCAACGGGTCAGCGATACAATGCCATTGGGGACGAAGGCATTCCGGTTCGGGAAATTGCGGAATTAATCGGACAGGAGCTGCAAGTACCCGTGGTCTCCGTATCGCCCGAAGAGGCCAGTAATCATTTTGACTGGATGAGTCGGTTTATCACCTTCGATAGTCCGGCAACGGCAATTCAGACGCGGGAAATTCTGGGTTGGGAACCCGTTCATATCGGTTTGCTTGAGGATCTGCGGCTGGGCCATTATTTTGGTTAA